The Candidatus Deferrimicrobiaceae bacterium DNA window GGGCGTCTCGTTCGTCCTGTTCGCCTATTTCCTGGGATCGGTTCCCTTCGGGGTCCTCGTGGCCCGACTGTTCGACCGGAGCATCGATCTCCGGTCGGTCGGTTCGGGAAACATCGGGGCGACGAACGTGGCGCGCGCCGCCGGGAAGGCGGCGGGAATCCTGACCCTTCTCCTGGACGCGGGAAAAGGGATCTTCGCCATGGCCCTCGCGAACATCTTCGTCGGGGAGCAGACGGACCTGTGGCTCGCCCTCGTGGGGGGCGCCTCGTTCCTGGGCCACGTGTTCCCGGTCTACCTTACGTTCCGGGGAGGAAAGGGAGCGGCCACCGCGCTGGGGATCGTCCTGTTCCTCTCCCCGGTCACCGCGTTCATCCTCGTCGTTCTCTTCTCCCTCGTGGTCTACTTCACCCGCTACGTCTCCCTCGGATCCCTGTCCGCGGCCGTGGCGCTTCCGCCGATGATGGCGCTCTTTGCCACGTCCCGCCACTACGTGACGCTCTCCCTCGGGATGATGTTCCTCGTTCTCTTCACCCACCGGGAGAACATCCGGCGGCTGCTGGCGGGGCAGGAAACGAAGATCGGCGCCCCGAAGGGCGACCCCGCGGGGGACGACTCGTAAGACCTAAAGCTTTTTCAGGACCCTCCCGCGGTCGCGCTCCCGTTTCTTCTTCCGGTGGCCTTCCCCCTTCTTCCCTTTCCTTGTTTCTTCGTCTTCCTCCTCGTCGACGGCCCCCTTCCTTCCTTCCCGTTGAACAGCGGCGAGCCGGTCGGAGAACTCCTCACAGGAAACCACGGTCACATTGCGCGACGGTAAGGTGCCTCCCAGGCCCCGGTCGGACGTTACGACGACCGTGCCGGATGCCGCCCCCCGGGAGAGGTCCCGGATCACGTCGTCGGCCGTTTCGGAGCGCGAGGAGAAGAGCGCGATCCCTCCCGGGAAGGCGTGACGGGTCCGACCCGGGGTCCCCGCCCCCCGGGCGTCGAACACGACCGTCAGGCGGAATCCCTTCCCCCTCGCGTATCCCGAAAGAAGAGCGCACAGCTCCGCGCGACCCTCCGGGCCGGCGGGGTCCTCCGAGAGGAAAACGGCCCCCGAGCGGGCGAGGTTGTACCCGTCCACGATGAGATGAGAGCCCATGGGCTTCCTTTCCGGTCCCCCTATTTCCCGAAGTCCACCTTGGGGACCTCTTTCGCCCCCGCTTCCGCCTCGAAGAAGGGCCTGTCCCGGTATCCGGCGAACCCGGCGACCACGCTGCCGGGGAAAACCCGGATCGCGGTGTTGTACGTCCGGACCGCCTCGTTGTAGCGCATCCGCTCGACCGCGATCCGGTTCTCGGCGCCGGCGAGTTCGTCCATCAGGCGGGCGAAGGTCTGGTCGGCCTTGAGCTGCGGGTAGTTTTCCACCACCAGGAGGAGGCGGGAGAGTGCGGAGGAGACCTCCGCGTTGGCCGCCATCGTCTCCGCCGGGGTCTGCGCCCCGGCGAGCCTGGCCCTTGCCGCCGCCACATATTCGAAGATCTCCCTCTCGTGGGCCGCATATCCCTTCACCGTCCGGACGAGGTTCGGGATGAGGTCGGCCCTCCGCTGGAGGACGTTCTGCACCTGGCTCCATTTCTCGTTCACCGCGATATCCTTCCGCACGATGGAGTTGTACATGCTGACCCCTGTCGCGAGCAGAAGGGCCGCCACTACCGCTACGACCGCTACGACGAACACGATCTTCTTCATCGTCTCCCTCCCCGGTTTCTACCAGCCGCCGCCGGCGCCTCCTCCTCCCGAAAAGCCTCCTCCGAAGCCCCCGAATCCGCCGCCTCCGAACCCTCCCCCGCCGAATCCCCAGCCGGAACCCGCAAGTCCTCCGGGCCCGCCCCACCCACTCGATCCATTTTTGGTATTCCTGAGCACCAAAGAAAAAACGAGAAGCAGAAACAAGATGATGAGCGCGATGACGACCGATCCATCGTCTGATACCGAAGGCGGTCCCGGAGGCGTGCCCCCCCCTCCGCCGAGAACGGTTCCGATCCCCTCCACGCCACGATACACTCCTTCCCCGTACTTTTTTTCCCGGAAGAGGGGAAGGATGATTCGGTCGCGGATCTCTCCCACTTTTCCGTCGGGCAGCACGGCCTCTACGCCGTACCCTGTCGCGATCCACATCTTCCGGTCGTCCACGGCGACGAGGACGAGGACGCCGTTGTCCTTCCCCTTCTTCCCGATCTTCCAGCGGTCGAATACGTTCTGCGCATATGCCTGCGCGGGGAGGGGTGCGGTGCTCCGAACGGTCAGGACCGCGACCTCTGCGGTCGTCTTCCGCTCGATGTCGCGGCACAGTTCCTCGGTCTGGCCGGCCCAGTTCCCCAGGACCCCCGCCGTGTCGGTGACGTATCCCCGGTATGCCGGTATCGGGGGTTCGGAAGCGGCGGGAAGCCCCGCCGGGAGCAGAAGGAGGATCAGGGCCAGGTGCAGGACGGCGGTCCCATCACGGAGGATCGGGGCCCTGGAGGCCATCTACGGGGTGTTCGCCGGGGGGAGGCTGTCGGGCAGCGAGGCCAGCCTCCCGACCTCCTGCAGGTACTCGAAGAAGATCTCCTCCGCGCGGGCGGGCGCGAGTTCTCCGGCTTTTCTCGCGGCGACCGCCTCCCGCAAGAAAGGAAGGCGGACCTCGAACCGTTTCTCGATTCCGTCGAGGATCTCCTCCTTCCGGTGCGGTGCCCGGGGGTCCAAGGCGAGCAGCAACCCCCGCGACACGGCCACGATGGGCCCCACCGTGGAAAGGATCAGCCGGGAGATCTCCCGCTTCCGGGACGTGGCCAGGTACATCCGCCCCAGGGAGAGCCATTTCCCCTTCAGTTCGAACTCGATCTGGTGTCTGAGGTTCTCCGCGGAGATCGCGAGGTCCGCGACGACGTCGGTGCCGGAGAGCACCTTTCGCCTTTCGGCCAGTCCGAGATATTCCAGGGGAAAAACGTCGGTCGAACCGCGGAAGAAAGTCTCCGTGACGAGGGGCGGCGTCGGGATTCCCTGCCGGGCGTACCGGTGGGCGATCCGGCGGAAATTCTCGAGCGCCTCTTCCCGGAGAGTGCGGACGACGACCAGCAGCGAAATCTCTTTCCCGGGAGCGGGGTCGTCCGAGGCGTGACTTCCGTAAAGGAGGAGGGAGACGAGGTCCTCCCCGAAGATCCTCTCCACTTCCTTCCGGTATTCATCGAGAAGGCCGCCGTTCATGGGCAACCCCCGAGGGGACGTATGCCCAATCGGTGGGCATCCGCTGCGCATCGATTAGGCGGAAATTCTATCACCGGACGCGAGTTCGCGCCATCGCTCTTTCGGGGGAATGGGAGAAACCGACCGAAACGGATAAGGATTTTCCTCTGCGGGGGCATGGACCGCACATCGTTCGGGGCATTGGTACGCCTATTGCTCCTGTCC harbors:
- a CDS encoding LemA family protein, encoding MKKIVFVVAVVAVVAALLLATGVSMYNSIVRKDIAVNEKWSQVQNVLQRRADLIPNLVRTVKGYAAHEREIFEYVAAARARLAGAQTPAETMAANAEVSSALSRLLLVVENYPQLKADQTFARLMDELAGAENRIAVERMRYNEAVRTYNTAIRVFPGSVVAGFAGYRDRPFFEAEAGAKEVPKVDFGK
- the plsY gene encoding glycerol-3-phosphate 1-O-acyltransferase PlsY, which produces MDASWVRGVSFVLFAYFLGSVPFGVLVARLFDRSIDLRSVGSGNIGATNVARAAGKAAGILTLLLDAGKGIFAMALANIFVGEQTDLWLALVGGASFLGHVFPVYLTFRGGKGAATALGIVLFLSPVTAFILVVLFSLVVYFTRYVSLGSLSAAVALPPMMALFATSRHYVTLSLGMMFLVLFTHRENIRRLLAGQETKIGAPKGDPAGDDS
- a CDS encoding TPM domain-containing protein; its protein translation is MASRAPILRDGTAVLHLALILLLLPAGLPAASEPPIPAYRGYVTDTAGVLGNWAGQTEELCRDIERKTTAEVAVLTVRSTAPLPAQAYAQNVFDRWKIGKKGKDNGVLVLVAVDDRKMWIATGYGVEAVLPDGKVGEIRDRIILPLFREKKYGEGVYRGVEGIGTVLGGGGGTPPGPPSVSDDGSVVIALIILFLLLVFSLVLRNTKNGSSGWGGPGGLAGSGWGFGGGGFGGGGFGGFGGGFSGGGGAGGGW
- a CDS encoding NYN domain-containing protein, translating into MGSHLIVDGYNLARSGAVFLSEDPAGPEGRAELCALLSGYARGKGFRLTVVFDARGAGTPGRTRHAFPGGIALFSSRSETADDVIRDLSRGAASGTVVVTSDRGLGGTLPSRNVTVVSCEEFSDRLAAVQREGRKGAVDEEEDEETRKGKKGEGHRKKKRERDRGRVLKKL